Sequence from the Streptomyces sp. NBC_00358 genome:
CTACGACGTTCGCGTCACCGTCACCCGCGTGACCACCGCTGAGAACCGGGGCAGCCTCCACGCGGTGGGTGTCCGGCCCCTGGACGCCGCCGGCCACGCCGTCAGCAGATTCTCCCGCTTCGCCGCCGTGCGGGTCACGAACACCGACGACTTCCCGGTTTCGGCCCGCGTCGCCTACATCGCCTACGACGAGCCGGCCCAGGGGGATACACAGCAAGTGATCTCAGTGACCCCCATCGGAGCGCTGGTCCGCGTCCCGGCTCACGGTTCGACCGTCGTCAAGGTAACCGGCGACGCCACCCGCGCGGTGGCCAGGTACTCCGGCTCCGCGGTCAGCGTCAAGGCGTACAACTCCCAGTGACCGCCCCGGCCGTCCGGGGGGCCGGTGACGACCCATGACGACCGAGAGGGCGCGGCGGTCCGCCGCGCCCTCTCGGTGTATTCGCCCGGCTAGACCCAGGTGTCCAGCCACATCCGGGACCGCCACTGTTCGATCGGGATCGCCGTGCCCGTGTACAGGGGCCAGAAGTAGATGAAGTTCCAGACGATCAGGAGGACCAGGACGCCCGCTCCGGCCGCGCCGATCACGCGGCGGCGTTCTCCGGCGCCTGGTGGGCCGAGGATCGCGGCGATCATCATCGTGACGGCGAGACACAGGAACGGCACGAAGACGACGGCGTAGAAGAAGAAGATCGTGCGCTCCTGGTAGTGGAACCAGGGGAGGTAGCCGGCCGCGACGCCGCAGGCGATGGCGCCGGCCCGCCAGTCGCGGCGGAACGCCCAGCGCCACAGCACGTAGGCGAGGGCGAAGCAGGCGGCCCACCACAGCAGGGGCGTGCCGAGCGCCAGCACCTCACGGGCGCACTTGTCGCCCGCGTCGGCGGGGCAGCCGTCCTTGCCGGGCAGCGGGGACTCGTAGAAGTACGAGACCGGGCGGCCGAGGACGAGCCAGCTCCACGGGTTGGACTGGTAGGTGTGCGGCGACACCAGCCCGACGTGGAACTTGTAGACCTCGTGCTCGTAGTGCCACAGGCTGCGCAGCCAGTCCGGGAGGAAGGTCCAGTTGCCCCCCTTGCCGTCGGTCACGGCCCAGTTGCGGAAGTAGCCGCCCTTGCCGTTGTCCGGCGACAGGATCCAGCCGGTCCAGGAGATCAGGTAGACGGCCACGGCGACCGGGACCGTCGCCAGGAACGCCAGGCCCAGGTCGTGCTTGAGCACCGCCACATAGGGCTCCCGGGCGCCCGCGACCCGGCGCGAGGCCACGTCCCACAGGACCGCCATCACACAGAACGCGGCGAGGACGTACAGCCCGTTCCACTTGGTGCCGATGGCCAGGCCCAGCATCAGGCCCGCAGTCCAGCGCCAGGGCCGCCAGCCCAGCCGGGTCGTCTCGGCGATGTGCGCGTCGGGGCGGACGACACCGTCCTCGTCGGTGGGCAGCGCCGCCGCCAGTCTCGCCCGAGCCTTGTCGCGGTCGATGACCAGGCAGCCGAAGGCCGCCAGCACGAAGAACATCAGCACACCGTCGAGCAGCGAGGTGCGGCTCATCACGAAGTGCAGACCGTCCACCGCCATCAGCGTGCCGGCGAGGCAGCCGAGGAACGTCGAACGGAACAGCCGCCGTCCGATCCGGCACAGCAGCAGCACCGACAGCGTGCCGAGCAGCGCCGTCATGAAGCGCCAGCCGAACGGGTTGAACCCGAACATCCACTCGCCCAGCCCGATGACGTACTTGCCGACCGGCGGGTGCACGACATAGGCGGCGTCGCTCGGGACCCGCACATGCCCGTTGTTCTGGAGGATCAGATCGTTGGCGTCCTTGGTCCAGTTGACCTCGTAACCACGATGGATGAGCGCCCAGGCGTCCTTCGCGTAGTACGTCTCGTCGAATATCACCGCCTTCGGACTGCCCAGGTTCCAGAACCGCAGCAGCCCGGCGAGCAGGGTCACCAGAAGCGGTCCCACCCACCCTGACCAGCGGTTGAAACGGTTGGCGACCTCCTGACGCAGCCCGAGCGCGGCCCAGATCCCGGGGCCTGGCTCGGCGTACGGCGGCACGAGCCGGTCGCGCACATCACTTCTGGGCGGCGCCGTGTAGCCGAATCGGCGCAGCCGCTGCTGCCACGACGGCCGCTGCATGTCGGCGGCCTGGCCCTGCCGGGTGTCCGTGGAGGACGCGGTACTGGTCACCGCGCCATCGTAGGGAACAGGTCTGTGGGAGTCCCGTGCATGGGCCCCTTCCGGTCGGATGGGCTTGTCGGGCCGTGCCCCTGCGAGGATGGAACCGTGACAGGAATCCTTGTGTTGGCAGGCACTCCCATCGGCGACATCTCCGACGCGCCGCCACGGCTCGCCGCGGAACTGACCGGGGCCGATGTCGTCGCCGCGGAGGACACCCGCAGGCTGCGCCGGCTCACCCAGGCCCTGGGCATCCAGACGACAGGGCGTGTCGTGTCGTACTTCGAGGGCAACGAGGCCGCCCGGACCCCGGAACTCGTCGAGGCGCTCGTCGGCGGGGCGCGCGTCCTGCTCGTGACCGACGCCGGGATGCCGTCCGTGTCGGACCCCGGGTACCGGCTGGTCGCGGCCGCGGTCGAGAAGGACATCAAGGTCACCGCGGTACCCGGCCCGTCCGCCGTGCTGACCGCGCTCGCCCTGTCCGGTCTGCCCGTCGACCGCTTCTGCTTCGAGGGCTTCCTGCCCAGGAAGGCGGGCGAGCGGCTGTCCCGGCTCCGGGAGGTCGCCGAGGAGCGCCGGACGCTCGTCTACTTCGAAGCGCCCCACCGGCTCGACGACACCCTCGCCGCCATGGCGGAGGTCTTCGGCACCCAGCGCCGCGCCGCCGTCTGCCGCGAGCTGACCAAGACGTACGAGGAGGTCAAGCGCGGCCCGCTCGGCGAACTGGCCGCCTGGGCGGCCGAGGGTGTCCGCGGCGAGATCACCGTCGTCGTCGAGGGTGCCCCCGACCGGGGCGCCGAGGAACTGGACGCCGCCGAGCTCGTGCGCAGGGTGCAGGTGCGCGAGGAGGCGGGGGAGCGGCGCAAGGAGGCCATCGCCGCCGTCGCCGCGGAGGCCGGAATTCCCAAGCGTGACGTCTTCGACGCGGTCGTCGCGGCGAAGAACGCGGCGCGAAGCGGCCCATAGAAGGGCAAAGGACCAAGGCGAAAGGCAAAGATCAGGCCGCGTAACAGGACCCTTCCGACAAGGAAAGGCCAAGACGCCTCCAACACTCGACAGGCCGGATGCGTTCGCGCCGGGAGAGGCGTCCACTGGACTTAGGGACGTACCCGTCCCTCGCCTTCGGCGAATCGACGGAATTCAGGGGGAATTCCGTCGACGGAGGTGCTTGTCCAGCGGACAAGAGGAGCTGGCATGAGTGAGATGGCAGGACGGACCGGCGGTATCGCCGCTGGTCAGGTCACCGAACAGACCGGGCATCGCGGCACGGCGACGGCAGTCGTTCACGAATCGTATTCCTTCGCCTGCATGCGCTGCGGGCACGGCTGGGAACAGTCCTACGAGATTGAGCATCACCGCGACGCGGAAGGCGCCGAGTTCGTGATGTACGTGGCGAACGGGCACGTCGTGCCGTCGCCTCTCAGCCGGCCCACCTGTCTGAACTGCGACAGCCACGTGGTGCGCATCATGCGCGCCGGTCAGGTGTCCTCCGTCCTCGACTCCATGCACTCGATGACGCACCGCCCGCACCGCCCGCACCGCCCGCACCGTCCGGTGCCGCGACAGCCCGAGGACGGCCCGGAGGGGGAGACGCCGGCCGGGTCCTCCGACGCCCCGAAGGAACCGCACCACTGGCATCTGTCGGACCTGCTGCACCCGTTCCAGCACCGGCGGGCGGGCTGACCGTGCCGGGCGGGGCCCACGGGACGGCCTCCCGGCTCCCCGCGGGGTGAGGCCGGGCATGCCCCCTTCGTAGGATCGGGGCATGCCTTCCTCCGCTTCAGCCGCCCCCGACAAGAACGCCGCGCCTCCGCTCCCCGAGCCCCTGCGCGTTCCCGTGGCCGACTCGCACACCCACCTCGACATGCAGTCCGGCACGGTCGAGGAGGCCCTCGCCAAGGCCGCGTCCGTCGGAGTGACGACGGTCGTCCAGGTGGGCTGCGACGTGAAGGGCTCCCGCTGGGCGGCGGAGACGGCGGCCGCGTACGACGCCGTCCACGCCACCGTCGCCCTGCACCCCAACGAAGCGCCCCGTATCGTGCTCGGCGATCCCGACGGCTGGTCCCGGCAGGGCTCCCGTGGGCCGGGCGGCGACGCCGCGCTGGACGAGGCGCTCGCGGAGATCGACGCTCTCGCCGCCCTCCCGCACGTCAAGGGCGTCGGTGAGACCGGACTCGACTTCTTCCGCACCGGGCCCGAGGGCAAGGAGGCGCAGGAGCGCTCCTTCCGCGCCCACATCGAGATCGCCAAGCGGCACGGCAAGGCCCTGGTCATCCACGACCGCGACGCCCACGCCGACGTCCTGCGCGTCCTGGAGGAGGAAGGCGCCCCGGACCGGACCGTGTTCCACTGCTACTCCGGCGACGCCGACATGGCCGCGGTCTGCGCCCGCGCCGGCTACTTCATGTCCTTCGCCGGCAACATGACCTTCAAGAACGCCCAGCCGCTGCGCGACGCGCTGGCCGTGGCCCCGCTCGAACTCGTCCTCGTGGAGACCGACGCGCCCTTCCTGACCCCCGCGCCGTACCGCGGACGGCCCAACGCGCCGTATCTCATTCCGGTCACGGTGCGCGCCATGGCCGCGGTGCGGGGGATCGACGAGGACACGCTGGCGACCTCGATCTCCGCCAACACCGCGCGGGCGTTCGATTACTGACCTATAACGCTTCCCGGGGTTTTCCCCGGCCGGACACGGGTCTTCCGCGAGGGAGTGTCGCGACACAGCGTAGTCGCGTTGCTTGGGAGAGTGACGACCGCTCCGCTAGGTTCTGGTCGCCCGATCCGGACCCTGGAGCGTGTCGTCGTGAGCAGCTCGCGGTACGAGCAGTACGAGACGTATGGACCGACCGGTGGCGCCGAGGCGACCACCGTCGTCATCGGTGTCACCGGCGCGACCGCCGTGGCCCCCGCGCCCGGCACGCCCGGGGCACCCGCCGCGGGGGACCCGCTCGGTGCGCCCCACGTGCCCGGCGCGCCCGTCGTGCCCGGCCCCGGCCACGGGGAGTACGCCGGTGACGGGGAGTACGCCGGTCACGGGCGGCCCCCCGGCTACGAGGGGTACCCCGGCCACCCGGCCTACTCGGCCCGTTCGGGCTACGAGGCGTACTCCGGCCATGAGGCGTACTACGGCTACGCGGGCCATTACGGCTACGGGGAGAGCCCGCGCCACGAGCCGTACGGTCAGGGCGCCCCGGATCCCTACCGCCCGGCCTACGGGACGCGCCTTACCGGACCCACGGTGCCGAACCCGCCCGCCCCGCCGGGAGCACCCGGCGCCCCGGGTACGCCCAGCGCGTCCAGCCCGTCCAGTGCACCGGGAGGGACGGCCGGCGCACCCGGCATGCCAGGCGTGCCCGGAACACCCGGCACGTTCGGCGTGCCCCGTGTGCGCGTCGCGTCCGACGCGCCGACCGAACCCCGGCTGCCGCGCCGGCAGGCCGACACGCTGGTCTCCGTGCCCTCCGCGGGGGGCGGCGCGGGCGGGCCGGACGGCTTCGGGGGCGGCGACCGGCGGGACGCGGGGCCCGGCACGGGCGGGCGGGCCGAGGCGCGCCGCGCGGCCCGGCGCAAACGAGCCGTCGAGCGCCCCGAAACCCTGCGCCGGCTGCTCCCGCAGGCACTGGTCGTCGCCTTCCTGGCCGGTGGCACCTCGGCGTTCGTCGCCAGCGACAAGGCGATCGAACTCAGCGTGGACGGCAGACCGCGCACACTGCACACGTTCGCGGACGACGTGACGGAACTGCTCGCCGACGAAGGCGTGAAAGTCGGCGCGCACGACGTGGTGGCGCCCGCTCCCGGCACGACCCTGAGCAGCGGGGACGAGGTCGCGGTGAGCCACGGGCGCCCGGTGCATCTCACCCTCGACGGTGAGTGGCGCAGGGTGTGGACGACGGCGCACACCGTGGAAGGGGCGCTCAGCCAGCTGGGGGTGCGCGCCGAGGGCGCGTACGTGTCGACGTCACGCTCCCGGCGCATCGGCCACGCGGGCCTCGCGCTCGACGTCCGGACCGAACGCGCGGTCACGATCATGGCCGACGGCCGGGCCCGGACGATCCGCACCAACGCCGCGAGCGTGCGGGAGGCCGTCGAGGAGGCGGGGATCACCCTGCACGGCCAGGACATGACCTCCGTGCCGGCCGCGAGCTTCCCGCGGGACGGGCAGACGGTCACCGTCCTGCGGGTCACCGGATCCAGGGAGGTCCGCGAGGTACCGATCCCGTACGAGGTGCTGCGGGCGGAGGACTCCTCGCTGTTCAAGGGCACCGAGGTCGTCGAGCGCCCCGGCAGCTTCGGTGCGCGGCGCATCACCTACACGCTGCGCACCGTCAACGGCGTCCGGCAGCGGCCGCGCCTCGTCGGGTCCGAAGTGGTGAGCCGGCCGCAGGCCCAGCTCGTCAGGGTCGGGACGAAGCCGCATCCCCCGTCCGCCGGGGGCGTCGACCACCTGAACTGGTCCGGCCTCGCCGCGTGCGAGTCCGGCGGCCGGCCCGGCGCGGTGGACCCGTCCGGCACGTACGGCGGTCTCTACCAGTTCGACGCCCACACCTGGCACACCCTCGGCGGCAGCGGGCGCCCCCAGGACGCCCCGGCCGCGGAGCAGACCCAGCGCGCGAAGAAGCTGTACGCGCGCCGGGGGACGAGTCCCTGGCCGCACTGCGGGCCACGGCTGCACGGCTGAGGCCGGACCCCCCGTACCCTTGGCTCGTGACCAGCCCCACCTCCGACGCCCTCCTGGGCCCCGCCGAGATCCGCGAACTCGCGGCAGCCCTCGGCGTGCGGCCCACCAAGCAGCGCGGCCAGAACTTCGTCATCGACGCGAACACGGTGCGCCGCATCGTGCGGACCGCCCAGGTGCGGCCCGACGACGTGGTCGTGGAGGTGGGTCCCGGCCTCGGTTCGCTGACGCTCGGCCTGCTGGAGACGGCGGACCGGGTCGTCGCCGTCGAGATCGACGACATCCTCGCGGGCGCGCTCCCGGCGACCGTGGCGGCGCGCATGCCGGAGCGGGCCGACCGGTTCGCGCTGGTGCACTCGGACGCCATGCAGGTCCGGGAGCTTCCGGGCCCGCCGCCGACCGCGCTGGTCGCGAACCTCCCGTACAACGTCGCCGTGCCCGTCCTGCTGCACATGCTGGACACCTTCCCGACCATCGAGCGCACCCTCGTGATGGTCCAGGCGGAGGTCGCGGACCGGCTCGCCGCCCCGCCCGGTTCGAAGGTGTACGGCGTTCCGTCCGTGAAGGCGAACTGGTACGCCGAGGTGAGGCGGGCGGGGTCCATCGGGCGCAATGTCTTCTGGCCGGCGCCCAACGTCGACAGCGGGCTCGTGTCGCTGACCCGGCGTGCCGAGCCGATCTCCACGACCGCCCGGAAGAGCGACGTGTTCGCGGCCGTGGACGCGGCCTTCGCGCAGCGCCGCAAGACCCTGCGCGCCGCCCTCGCCGGATGGGCCGGTTCGGCCCCCGCCGCCGAGGCCGCGCTCGTCGCCGCCGGTGTCTCTCCGCAGGCCCGCGGCGAGTCCCTGACGGTCGAGGAGTTCGCCCGGATCGCGGAGAACCGGGGCGATGCGAGCGGCGCGGACACCAGGAACGCCCGCCGCTACCGCCCCGAGGAAGCCGAGCACGCCGAGCACGCCGAGAACGAGGAGTCGACCCAGCCGTGACGGAGACGGTGACGGTACGCGTCCCTGCCAAGGTCAACGTCCAGCTCGCGGTCGGCGGCGCACGCCCCGACGGCTTCCACGGCCTGGCCAACGTGTTCCTCGCGGTCGGTCTCCACGACGAGGTGACCGTCACCCCCGCCGACGAGCTGCGCGTCACCTGCGCGGGCCCGGACGCCGGCCAGGTGCCCCTCGACCGGACCAACCTCGCGGCCCGCGCGGCCCTCGAACTCGCCCGCCGGTACGGCATCGACCCCGCCGTCCACCTCCACATCGCCAAGGACATCCCCGTCGCCGGGGGCATGGCCGGCGGCAGCGCGGACGGAGCCGGAGCGCTGCTCGCCTGCGACGCGCTGTGGGGCACGAACGCCTCGCGCGGCGAACTCCTGGAGATCTGCGCCGAGTTGGGAAGCGACGTGCCGTTCTCCCTGGTGGGTGGCGCGGCGCTCGGTGTCGGGCGGGGCGAGCAGTTGCGGGTCCTGGAGGTCGGCGGGACCTTCCACTGGGTGTTCGCGATGGCCGAACGCGGACTGTCGACCCCGGCGGTCTTCCGTGAGTTCGACCGGTTGAACGAGGGCGTGCGGGTTCCCGAGCCGGTCGCCTCGCAGGACCTGCTGGACGCGCTGGCGAAGGGGGACGCGGGCGCTCTCGCGCGCACCGTCTCCAACGACCTCCAGCCCGCGGCCCTCTCCCTCTTCCCGGCCCTGGCCGACACCCTGGCCGTCGGCCGCGCGGCCGGCGCCCTGGCCGCGCTCGTCTCCGGTTCGGGCCCGACCACGGCGTTCCTCGCCCCGGACGCCGGATCGGCGAGGACGATCGCCGAGGCCCTGCTCTCGTCGGGCACCTGTCGTTCGGCACGCGTCACTCAGAGCCCGGCGCCCGGCGCGACGGTGCTCTGACGCCCGCCGGGCCGGCGCGGACACGGGGGCGGGGCCACCACGGACACCGGGGCCCGGCCGCCACGGACACCGGGCGGGGACGGCTCCGCGTACGGCACGGCTCGGCGCCCGCACCGCGCGGACTACCCTTGAGGGTCGATCGTCCCCCTTGTTCAGGAGAGAAATGGCCGTCAACCTGGTCAATGTCGAGTCCGTCAGCAAGGTGTACGGCACCCGTGCACTGCTCGACGGAGTCTCCCTCGGCGTCAGCGAGGGCGACCGGATCGGCGTGGTCGGCCGGAACGGTGACGGCAAGACCACCCTGATCCGCATGCTCGCCAAGCTGGAGGAGCCCGACACCGGCCGTGTCACCCACTCCGGCGGCCTGAACGTCGGCGTGCTGACCCAGCACGACTCGCTCGATCCCACGGCCACGGTCCGCCACGAGGTCATCCGTGACATGGCCGACCACGAGTGGGCGGGCAACGCCAAGATCAGGGACGTACTGACGGGGCTCTTCGGCGGTCTCGATCTGCCCGGGTTCCCGCAGGGCCTCGACACCGTGATCGCGCCGCTCTCCGGTGGTGAGCGGCGCCGTATCGCGCTGGCGAAGCTGCTCATCGAGGAGCAGGACCTGATCATCCTCGACGAGCCCACCAACCACCTGGACGTCGAGGGCATCGCCTGGCTCGCCAAGCACCTGCGCGAGCGCCGTTCCGCCCTCGTCTGCGTGACGCACGACCGGTGGTTCCTCGACCAGGTCTGCACCCAGATGTGGGACGTGCAGAAGGGCGCGGTGTACGAGTACGAGGGCGGCTACTCCGACTACGTGTTCGCCCGGGCCGAGCGTGAGCGCATCGCCGCGACCGAAGAGGTCAAGCGGCAGAACCTGGTCCGCAAGGAGCTGGCGTGGCTGCGCCGCGGGGCGCCCGCCCGTACCTCCAAGCCGCGCTTCCGCGTCGAGGCCGCCAACGAGCTGATCGCCGATGTGCCGCCGCCCCGCGACAAGAGCGAGCTCATGAAGTTCGCCAACTCGCGGCTCGGCAGGACCGTCTTCGAACTGGAGGACGTGACCGTGCAGGCCGGTCCCAAGGTGCTGCTCAAGCACCTGACCTGGCAGCTCGGCCCCGGCGACCGCGTCGGTCTCGTCGGCGTGAACGGCGCGGGCAAGACCTCCCTGCTGCGGGCCCTGGCCGAGGCCGCCCGCAGCGACGGCGATCAGCAGCCCGCCGCCGGCCGGATCGTCACCGGCAAGACCGTCAAGCTCGCCTACCTCTCCCAGGAGGTCGCCGAACTCGACCCCACCTGGCGGGTCCTCCAGGCCGTCCAGTCGGTCCGCGACCGTGTCGACCTCGGCAAGGGGCGCGAGATGACCGCGGGCCAGCTCTGCGAGACGTTCGGCTTCAACAAGGAGAAGCAGTGGACGCCGGTCGGCGACCTCAGCGGTGGTGAGCGACGGCGCCTCCAGATCCTGCGCCTGCTGATGGACGAGCCCAACGTCCTCTTCCTCGACGAGCCGACGAACGACCTCGACATCGAGACCCTCACCCAGCTTGAGGACCTCCTCGACGGCTGGCCCGGCTCCATGATCGTGATCTCCCACGACCGCTTCTTCATCGAGCGCACCACGGACAACGTGTTCGCGCTCCTCGGCGACGCCACCCTGCGGATGCTCCCGCGCGGGATCGACGAGTACCTGGAGCGGCGCAAGAAGATGGAGGAGGTGGCCGCGGCCGCCGTCCTCGCCGCCGCCCCGGCCCCGGTCAAGGCAGCTTCCTCCGCCGACGCCCGCGCCGCCAAGAAGGAACTCCAGAAGATCGAGCGCCAGCTGGACAAGATCTCCGACAAGGAGACGAAGCTGCACGCCCAGATCGCCGACAACGCCACCGACTTCGGCAAGGTCGCACAACTCGATGCCGAACTGCGCGAGTTGGCGGGGGAGCGCGAGGAACTGGAAATGCGCTGGCTGGAGCTGGCGGAAGACGCGTGACACCGAGGGGCGCACGCCCCTCGTCCGACCCGCGGTGCTCCCAGAGGCACGGAGGCATCGCGGGCAGGCGCGCCTGCGCGGCGCGCACGGCCCGTTGCCAGGCGCGTGATTCCCGCCGGGCGCCCCGGAGTTGAGGGAGGCGCCCCCGTCGCGGCGGTCTCGCCGCGGGGAACCGCCCTTGCCCGCCTGGCGTGAAGGGCACGTGAAGGCGCGTAACGACGGCATCACAGCCCGGTCCTCCCTTGGGAACAGGGCGCGCACCGGCCCCCTGCGCACGCCCCCCAAAGTGATAGAAAGAGCGGTCTGAGAACAGTCTGAGAACCACCGGAAAGGGCGCGAATCCAGCGCCGCCGGTGGGGCGCCACATCAGTGAAGAGGGGGATGCGCTGATGAGTCAGCCACCGAATCAGCCGCCGCAGGGCGGTTTCGGAGCACCGCAGGATCAGCCGCCGACGGGCGGGGCCGGGCAGGACCCGCGGTCGCAGGGTGGCTTCGGCGCACCCCAGGGCGCGCCGCCCGGCGCGCCGCAGGACCCGCGCGCGCAGGGCGCGCCCCCTCCTCCCGCGCAGCCGCCCCAGGCGCCCGCGCCCCCGCAGGCGCCGCCCGCCGGACCCCCGCAGCCCGGCTACGGATACCCCCAGCAGCCCGGCCCCTACGGCCAGCCCCAGCCGACGGGTCCGTACGGGCAGCCCCAGCAACCGGGTCCGTACGGGCAGCCCCAGCCGACGGGCCCGTACGGGCAGCCTCAGCAGCCGGGTCCGTACGGCCCGCCCGGATCCCCCGGATACGGACAGCAGCCGGGATACGGGTATCCGCCCCAGGCGCCGTACCCGGGTGCGCCCGGCACCCCGCCGCCCGGCGCTCCCGGCGGCGGCTCGAAGAACCCGTTCAAGGGCAGGCCCGCGCTCGTCATCGCGGCCGCCGTGGCCGGACTGCTCGTCGTCGGCGGCACCGTATGGGCCGTCACCGGCGGTGGTGACGACGGGAAGAAGCCCGTCGCGCGGCAGAGCCCTAGCCACGGCCCGACGGCGTCCGCGTCGGCCGACCCGGTCAACCCCGGCGACGGCAGCGGCGACGGCGGCCAGGACAGCGACGACCTGAACGCGGGCCGCAAGGCGGGCGAGTCGAAGGTGCTCTGGTACAAGACGGCACCCGACGCGCCCGGTTCGGGCGCCGACGCCCCCGGCCAGTGGATCACCGGCAAGGCGGCGGTGAAGGCGGCGTACAAGCAGCTCTTCGCGTTCGACGTCGAGGACGGCAAGCCCGCTTGGCCCGCGCTGACGTTCCCGCAGAAGATCTGCGCGGTCACCCCGCAGAAGACGGCCGACGACAAGGTCGTCATCGCCTACATGAGCGGCTCCGCCAGCAGCGCCAAGTGCAACCAGCTCCAGCAGGTCGACCTGAACACCGGCGCCAAGGGCTGGAGCGGCAAGGTCGCGGACGGCACCCTGTTCGACAGCACGATCTCGGTCGAACTGTCCATCACCGGGCACACGTTGACGGTGGGCCGCTCGATGTCGGGAACGGGCTACGACGTCTCCAGCGGCAGGAAGCTCTGGGACAAGCAGAAGTACGGCGCGAGCTGCTACCCGGCGGGGTTCGCGGGCGGCTCCAAGCTGCTGGCCGTCTCGGCCTGCGGGGCCGGCAGCACCACCGAGCACGACGAGGTGCAGGAACTGGACCCGGCCACCGGCAGGACCCGGTGGACGAGGAAGATCCCCAAGGGCTGGCGGATCGACCGCGCCTATTCCGTGGACCCGGTCGTGCTCTACCTGACCAACGCGGCGAAGAAGACGGCGAGTGTCGCCGTGCTGAAGGACAACGGCGAACTGCGCTCACAGCTCAAGAGTGACGACGGCGTGGCGCCCGAGTGCGGCCTCGCGATCCTCGACCGCGACCTGACCGGCTGCTTCGGCGCCGTCGCCGACGCAGACACGCTCTACCTGCCGACGGAGGCGAAGAGCGGCCCCAACGAGGTCATCGCGTTCAGCCTGGCGACCGGCAAGGAGAAGTGGCGCGTCAAGTCCCCGGCGGACTCGGCGATGATGCCGATGAAGACGGACGGCACCCACCTCATCGCCTACGTCGAGGCGTCGTACGACGGCGGCGGCCGCATCGTGTCGGTTCCGACGGGCGGCG
This genomic interval carries:
- a CDS encoding ABC-F family ATP-binding cassette domain-containing protein, with amino-acid sequence MAVNLVNVESVSKVYGTRALLDGVSLGVSEGDRIGVVGRNGDGKTTLIRMLAKLEEPDTGRVTHSGGLNVGVLTQHDSLDPTATVRHEVIRDMADHEWAGNAKIRDVLTGLFGGLDLPGFPQGLDTVIAPLSGGERRRIALAKLLIEEQDLIILDEPTNHLDVEGIAWLAKHLRERRSALVCVTHDRWFLDQVCTQMWDVQKGAVYEYEGGYSDYVFARAERERIAATEEVKRQNLVRKELAWLRRGAPARTSKPRFRVEAANELIADVPPPRDKSELMKFANSRLGRTVFELEDVTVQAGPKVLLKHLTWQLGPGDRVGLVGVNGAGKTSLLRALAEAARSDGDQQPAAGRIVTGKTVKLAYLSQEVAELDPTWRVLQAVQSVRDRVDLGKGREMTAGQLCETFGFNKEKQWTPVGDLSGGERRRLQILRLLMDEPNVLFLDEPTNDLDIETLTQLEDLLDGWPGSMIVISHDRFFIERTTDNVFALLGDATLRMLPRGIDEYLERRKKMEEVAAAAVLAAAPAPVKAASSADARAAKKELQKIERQLDKISDKETKLHAQIADNATDFGKVAQLDAELRELAGEREELEMRWLELAEDA
- a CDS encoding outer membrane protein assembly factor BamB family protein — encoded protein: MSQPPNQPPQGGFGAPQDQPPTGGAGQDPRSQGGFGAPQGAPPGAPQDPRAQGAPPPPAQPPQAPAPPQAPPAGPPQPGYGYPQQPGPYGQPQPTGPYGQPQQPGPYGQPQPTGPYGQPQQPGPYGPPGSPGYGQQPGYGYPPQAPYPGAPGTPPPGAPGGGSKNPFKGRPALVIAAAVAGLLVVGGTVWAVTGGGDDGKKPVARQSPSHGPTASASADPVNPGDGSGDGGQDSDDLNAGRKAGESKVLWYKTAPDAPGSGADAPGQWITGKAAVKAAYKQLFAFDVEDGKPAWPALTFPQKICAVTPQKTADDKVVIAYMSGSASSAKCNQLQQVDLNTGAKGWSGKVADGTLFDSTISVELSITGHTLTVGRSMSGTGYDVSSGRKLWDKQKYGASCYPAGFAGGSKLLAVSACGAGSTTEHDEVQELDPATGRTRWTRKIPKGWRIDRAYSVDPVVLYLTNAAKKTASVAVLKDNGELRSQLKSDDGVAPECGLAILDRDLTGCFGAVADADTLYLPTEAKSGPNEVIAFSLATGKEKWRVKSPADSAMMPMKTDGTHLIAYVEASYDGGGRIVSVPTGGGSHPLTKLLQNPQGTANIEAGFFSKAVDYVDGRFYISTTRLTGNDQAKEKLMLAYGK